Genomic segment of Verrucomicrobium sp.:
CGACCAGGTGGGAATCAAGGGGCTGCGCCACCCGATCGAGGTGCGGGACCGGAAGTTTGCCGTGCAGCACACGGTGGGCACGTTTGCGATGACGGTCGACCTGCCGCGGGAGTTCAAGGGGACGCACATGAGCCGTTTTGTGGAGATTCTCCAGGCTCACGGGCGGCTGATCCATGTGGAGAGCATCGCCCCCATGCTGCGGGAGCTGCAGGCGCGGCTGCACGCGCAGGTGGCGCGGCTGAGCGTGGAGTTTCCCTATTTCGTGGAGAAGGAGGCGCCGGTGACGGGTTCCCTGGGGCAGGTCGATTACGGCGTCCGCTTTGACGCGACGGCTTCCGGGAAGAAGACCGATTTCCTCCTGACGGTGGTGGTGCCGGTCTCGACGCTCTGCCCCTGTTCCAAGGCGATCAGCGCGCGCGGGGCGCACAATCAGCGGGGCTATGTGACGCTGACGATCCGCTTCGCCAAGCGGGTCTGGATCGAGGAGCTGATCGAGTTGGTGGAGGCTTCCGCCAGCGCGCCGCTTTATTCGCTGTTGAAGCGGCCGGACGAGAAGTTCGTGACGGAGCAGGCGTATGACAACCCGGTTTTCGTCGAGGACCTAGTGCGGAACGTGGCGGTCCGCTGCAACCGGGACCCGCGCATCGCCTGGTACCGGGTGGAGGCGGAGAATATGGAGAGCATCCATAACCACGCCGCCTACGCCTGTGTGGAGAAGCGGGCGGGGAAGGCCCCCGTTTCTAAGAAGAAGGCGAGGAGCCGCCGCTCTTGACCGCGCCGTAGGCGGCGAAGGCGGAGGTTTTGTGCAGGACTTCGACGCCGGAAAACCCGGCGCGCCGTAGCAGGTCCAGCTGGTAGGTGAGGGGGCGGGGGGAGTCTTCCTGCTCGATGTAGGCGAAGACTTTTTCCCGGTAGGCGGGCCCGCCCAATCCTTCCAGATAGGCGCCGTAGCGCTCCCACATGAGGGCCTGGATGGCGGGGATTTCGTGGGAAACCATGTCGGTGATCCAGAGGGAGCCGCCCGGGGCCAGGAGCCGGTGGAGCCGGGCGAAGGCCGCCTCCCAGTCGGCGTCGTCCCGCAGGTGGTGGAGGACGGCGGCGGCCAGGATGACGTCGAAGCCTTCCTCGGGCAGGGCGGCGGCGCGCAGGTCGGCCTGGTGGGTGCGGACGCGGGCCACGGCGGGGCCGACGCGTTCTGCCGCGCGGGCCAGCATGGGGGCGCTGAGGTCCAGGAGATCGATTTCCATTTCCGCGGCCCGTTCCGGCGGCAGCAGGGAGAGGAGTTTTAGGGTGTTGTTTCCCGCGCCGCAGCCGATGTCCAGGACGCGCCGCGCGCGGGGCGTGGCGGCCAGGGCCGCGCGGGCGATCAGCTCCATGGCCAGGGGCGCGTCCGGGATGGCCTGCTGGCCGGTTTCCAGGTTGGAGAAGCGCTCGACGTCGGCGTCGAAGCGGGCGCGGATCTGCTCCACGCTCGATTTTTCGGAC
This window contains:
- the folE2 gene encoding GTP cyclohydrolase FolE2 produces the protein MKKASVSSLTDRQGERDDRNIPIDQVGIKGLRHPIEVRDRKFAVQHTVGTFAMTVDLPREFKGTHMSRFVEILQAHGRLIHVESIAPMLRELQARLHAQVARLSVEFPYFVEKEAPVTGSLGQVDYGVRFDATASGKKTDFLLTVVVPVSTLCPCSKAISARGAHNQRGYVTLTIRFAKRVWIEELIELVEASASAPLYSLLKRPDEKFVTEQAYDNPVFVEDLVRNVAVRCNRDPRIAWYRVEAENMESIHNHAAYACVEKRAGKAPVSKKKARSRRS
- a CDS encoding class I SAM-dependent methyltransferase, translating into MARPLSEKSSVEQIRARFDADVERFSNLETGQQAIPDAPLAMELIARAALAATPRARRVLDIGCGAGNNTLKLLSLLPPERAAEMEIDLLDLSAPMLARAAERVGPAVARVRTHQADLRAAALPEEGFDVILAAAVLHHLRDDADWEAAFARLHRLLAPGGSLWITDMVSHEIPAIQALMWERYGAYLEGLGGPAYREKVFAYIEQEDSPRPLTYQLDLLRRAGFSGVEVLHKTSAFAAYGAVKSGGSSPSS